From one Dysidea avara chromosome 9, odDysAvar1.4, whole genome shotgun sequence genomic stretch:
- the LOC136267484 gene encoding nucleotide-binding oligomerization domain-containing protein 1-like, with amino-acid sequence MLFLFDGFDEFPEHLRESSLIGEIINRNILPLCGLVVSSRPHASVILREQATIKVDILGFTEKERHRYIEQTLKGQSQSIAKLTQYLQDHLTISNLCLVPFNIVILLFLFKMDITLPSDSSTLYHHFICLTICRHFAKYGHPLKNNIKQLADLPEPYSKIVKQLSKLALQALNNNQLVFTYEEIEAACPDIITTSEAINGFGLLQAVQHFRLTGKATTFNFLHLTIQEYLAANYIVTDLRPDEEFRLLCEQFWSDLHANMFSIYVKLSKGQRSSFKKFLSGGDNNITISTEFLCDQLKCFRLFRCFHDVLDYHMCKSIEEAEIFKEKKINCSGTILSATDLECVSLFLTSSSHKQWVELDLSSCYIQNCGLYIIHKYLNQSDITITNLWLYDNDLTKSSSSFISDIVLSCKVEVLSISGNSTIGEGGKLYTMLTHPSSMLTGLAMDDSSLSSIAARTLFTAVKYSNKLKVLYTNHTGITDDVAEEITTAITTNKSLVRLRMWDNPISGETTVTILQALRGNMTLQELVVPSYPTAIKDRITSIEQEINTKRRSQGIQDKLTVI; translated from the coding sequence ATGCTTTTTCTTTTTGATGGGTTTGATGAATTTCCAGAACATCTACGAGAAAGCAGTTTAATTGGTGAGATCATAAATCGCAACATTTTACCTCTCTGTGGATTAGTAGTGTCATCTCGTCCACATGCCTCAGTGATCCTCCGAGAACAAGCAACCATCAAAGTAGACATCTTGGGTTTTACTGAGAAAGAACGACATCGCTATATTGAACAGACTTTGAAGGGACAATCGCAAAGTATTGCAAAGCTTACCCAGTACTTGCAAGATCATCTCACCATCAGCAACCTCTGCTTAGTGCCATTTAACATAGTAATCCTGCTTTTCCTGTTTAAAATGGATATTACCCTTCCTAGTGATTCCAGCACTTTGTACCATCACTTCATCTGTCTCACCATCTGTCGACATTTTGCCAAATATGGTCATCCACTGAAAAATAACATCAAGCAGCTAGCTGACCTGCCAGAGCCATACAGTAAAATAGTTAAGCAACTTTCAAAGTTAGCACTGCAAGCACTCAATAACAACCAACTTGTTTTCACCTATGAAGAGATCGAGGCTGCATGTCCAGACATCATAACTACCTCTGAGGCTATTAATGGGTTTGGCTTGCTACAAGCTGTACAACATTTTAGACTAACAGGGAAAGCAACAACATTTAACTTCCTCCATTTAACTATTCAGGAATATCTAGCTGCTAACTATATTGTAACTGACCTTCGACCAGATGAAGAGTTTCGTCTTCTTTGTGAGCAATTCTGGAGTGATCTTCATGCGAACATGTTCTCCATTTATGTTAAACTCAGCAAGGGACAACGATCTTCCTTCAAGAAATTCCTTTCTGGAGGAGACAATAACATCACCATTTCTACTGAATTCCTTTGTGACCAACTAAAATGTTTCCGACTATTCCGCTGTTTCCATGATGTGCTAGACTATCATATGTGCAAATCCATCGAAGAGGCAGAGATTTTTAAGGAGAAAAAAATCAACTGTAGTGGCACTATCCTATCAGCTACTGATCTCGAGTGTGTGTCACTCTTCCTCACCTCCTCTTCCCACAAGCAATGGGTGGAGCTTGACTTGTCTAGCTGCTATATCCAAAATTGTGGCCTCTATATTATCCACAAATATCTCAACCAGAGTGACATCACTATCACTAACTTGTGGTTGTATGATAATGACCTTACCAAATCATCCTCCTCCTTCATCAGTGACATCGTCCTCAGCTGCAAAGTAGAAGTGTTGTcaattagtggtaacagcacaATTGGGGAGGGAGGGAAGCTCTACACCATGTTGACCCATCCCTCCTCTATGCTAACAGGATTGGCCATGGATGATTCCTCATTATCCTCCATTGCAGCAAGAACACTATTCACTGCAGTAAAGTATAGTAACAAATTGAAGGTGCTCTACACTAACCACACTGGCATTACTGATGATGTGGCTGAggaaatcactacagcaataacCACCAACAAGTCATTAGTAAGGCTGAGGATGTGGGACAACCCCATTAGTGGGGAAACCACTGTTACTATATTACAAGCCCTGAGAGGTAACATGACTCTACAAGAGCTAGTTGTTCCCAGTTATCCAACAGCAATTAAGGACAGGATTACATCTATAGAACAAGAAATCAACACAAAGAGAAGAAGTCAAGGAATACAAGATAAGCTAACAGTTATCTGA
- the LOC136266846 gene encoding uncharacterized protein, translating to MDQLQSNRKELEQFRKSEYANSIPLLKDLYQHITPQYAADWKVIGTLLGLPSGTLDIIQHDNHHRAVPCCNAMLKKWLEVDLSASWSKLQSVILSPAVSSDQAAEKVVTDEGVASKVQPVHHDKLTVKGVEAVSMLSTRVATINSQAQFRVDKDTWPPGQLHNFTPLLLVHHEGQQRIDQAVEVAKLVHKGDVTSLVTEQLVHTKLENHATHVGKVTKEVMEILAPLEENDNPQFILIEGAPGIGKSVLLREIAYRWGKQQLLQNIYIAIISLST from the exons ATGGACCAGCTACAGAGTAACCGAAAGGAACTTGAACAGTTCAGAAAATCAGAATATG CTAACAGTATTCCACTACTGAAGGATCTCTATCAACACATCACTCCACAATATGCTGCAGACTGGAAAGTGATAGGAACACTACTGGGTCTACCCAGTGGAACACTTGATATCATACAACATGACAACCACCACAGAGCTGTCCCTTGTTGTAATGCCATGTTGAAGAAGTGGCTTGAAGTGGACCTCTCTGCTAGTTGGAGTAAACTACAAAGTGTCATCCTGTCACCTGCTGTGTCTAGTGATCAAGCTGCTGAGAAAG TTGTTACTGACGAAGGTGTAGCTAGCAAGGTGCAGCCTGTCCATCATGACAAGTTAACTGTCAAAG GAGTTGAGGCAGTCTCCATGTTATCCACTAGGGTTGCCACAATTAATTCTCAAGCACAGTTCAGGGTTGACAAGGATACATGGCCACCAGGTCAGTTGCACAACTTTACACCACTTCTACTAGTCCATCATGAAGGACAACAGAGGATAGACCAAGCTGTTGAAGTTGCTAAACTAGTCCACAAAGGCGATGTCACTTCACTAGTTACTGAACAGTTAGTCCACACTAAGCTAGAAAACCATGCTACACATGTTGGCAAAGTGACTAAAGAGGTAATGGAAATTTTAGCCCCTCTGGAAGAAAATGATAACCCACAATTTATTTTGATTGAAGGTGCACCAGGTATTGGAAAGTCTGTATTGTTACGTGAAATAGCTTACAGGTGGGGTAAACAACAATTGTTACAAAACATTTACATTGCTATTATTAGTCTGTCTACGTGA